A region of Dioscorea cayenensis subsp. rotundata cultivar TDr96_F1 chromosome 5, TDr96_F1_v2_PseudoChromosome.rev07_lg8_w22 25.fasta, whole genome shotgun sequence DNA encodes the following proteins:
- the LOC120261839 gene encoding indole-3-pyruvate monooxygenase YUCCA6-like, producing the protein MDCWRETEGKLVHDPLYIKAAAAAAAAAAVASVLSEKMTAMTKKHCISFPGPIIVGAGPSGLAVAACLKEKGIPSLIIERFNCIASLWQLKTYDRLHLHLPKQFCELPLMPFPSSFPTYPTKQQFLQYLQDYADHFCITPVFNEAVETAEFDTGLGLWRVRTTSAEYRCPWLIVATGENADAVMPHINGMGQFKGQILHTSAYKSGDAFSGKKVLVVGCGNSGMEVSLDLYNYNARPSVVVRDAVHVLPREILGSSTFGLSMWLLKWLPMRMVDQLLLLASRFMLGDTSRLGLERPQLGPLELKAKSGKTPVLDVGTLARIRSGDIKVCPGIKRLTRHGADFMDGSSEEFDAIILATGYKSNVPSWLKEKDFFSDKDGLPRKPFPNGWKGEKGLYTVGFTKKGILGASMDARRIADDIDKCWKSQGQEQ; encoded by the exons taaaagcagcagcagcagcggcaGCGGCAGCAGCAGTAGCTAGTGTTCTTTCCGAAAAGATGACGGCAATGACCAAGAAGCACTGTATCTCCTTCCCCGGACCGATCATCGTTGGTGCTGGTCCTTCAGGGCTCGCCGTGGCTGCATGTCTTAAAGAGAAAGGCATCCCTAGCTTGATAATTGAAAGATTCAACTGCATAGCATCACTATGGCAGCTAAAGACTTATGACCgtctccacctccacctccccAAACAGTTCTGTGAACTTCCTCTCATGCCTTTCCCTTCTTCATTCCCTACGTACCCTACAAAACAACAATTTCTACAATACCTTCAAGACTATGCGGATCACTTCTGCATCACACCTGTGTTCAATGAAGCTGTGGAGACTGCAGAGTTCGACACCGGACTTGGTTTGTGGAGGGTGAGGACGACGTCTGCTGAATATAGATGTCCATGGCTAATCGTCGCAACCGGAGAGAATGCTGATGCTGTGATGCCTCACATCAATGGCATGGGACAGTTCAAAGGACAGATCTTACACACAAGTGCTTATAAAAGTGGCGACGCCTTCTCCGGCAAGAAGGTTCTCGTCGTCGGCTGTGGAAATTCCGGCATGGAGGTGTCCTTGGATCTATATAACTACAATGCTAGGCCTTCTGTCGTTGTTAGAGATGCG GTGCATGTCTTGCCGAGAGAGATACTCGGAAGCTCCACTTTCGGGTTGTCCATGTGGCTACTCAAGTGGCTGCCCATGAGAATGGTGGaccaacttcttcttcttgcttctCGGTTCATGCTCGGTGACACAAGTAGACTAGGCCTGGAAAGGCCACAGCTTGGTCCTCTTGAACTCAAAGCCAAGTCCGGCAAAACTCCAGTGCTCGATGTCGGTACTCTAGCTAGAATAAGGTCAGGAGACATCAAG GTTTGCCCTGGCATAAAGAGGTTGACGAGACATGGAGCAGATTTCATGGATGGAAGTTCAGAGGAGTTTGATGCCATCATCTTGGCAACTGGCTACAAAAGCAATGTACCTTCTTGGCTTAAG GAGAAGGATTTCTTCTCTGATAAAGATGGGTTGCCAAGAAAGCCATTCCCTAATGGATGGAAAGGGGAGAAAGGTCTCTACACCGTTGGCTTTACGAAGAAAGGGATCCTTGGTGCGTCGATGGATGCGAGACGTATAGCTGATGATATAGATAAATGCTGGAAATCTCAGGGACAAGAACAATAG